The genomic interval AACCACCACACACATGGTGTGAATAAAGGCTTCTTGGAAATTCGTATCAGAAAGAATAACCGCATAATTGTGTAATCCAACAAAAGTGCCATTAACTTCCGGTTTTCCATAGCCTTTCCATTTGAAAAACCCGTAGTATGCTGCCATAAAAACCGGCAAAATAACAAAGCCGAGGAACATAATAAGTGCCGGCGCAGAAAGCACTGCAATTTCAATATTTTTCCTGACTTTGTCTGTCTTCCCCGCCCGTAAAGGCGATGAAGAAGACGCTGATTGTACACTCATTTCATGTCTCCCTTGACTGTGAGCAGTATCGTTATGCGCGATTGGTGATGAAACCATACATCGTGACGCATAGTCTTTGTGATGTAGATGATGAGAGGGATATTGAGGGCGACGATGGTAGGTGCTGATTGTTGTCACATGGCCGATATGACATCATTTATCATCGGCACCATTGCGATCATCGAACCAATTGACCCCGGCGCTATTGGCTCGCCGCCCCTATATCCCCTATCTATTGCGAAGAATCCTCTACTTTACCCCTTCTTAGCAGAGTCCTTAACACTCTTGATAATGTCGGAAGCAGTGCCTTTACCTGCCAAAAGATTGACTACTCCTTCGTTCAAAGAGTTACCAACATTTTGTCCGAGCACAGTATCCAACCACAGAGAAACGGAAGAAGCCTCTTTGTATACTGGCAGCACTTCCAACAGCGCAGGATTCTCTACTACGTCTTGAGCATTCTCTGCAGCAGGAATTGTAGAGAATGCTTGGGCATACTTTTCTTGATATTCTTTTTGAGCGATGAAATTCAAGAAGTCCACAGCTTCATCTGGAGCACTTTCGGAGACCGACATAGCATCTGCTCCACCCATAATGGCGTTAGGATCACCCTTTTGTCCATCCATTTGTGGGAAGGCAAAGAAGCCTAAATCAGCTAAGTCTTTTTTGTCTGGAGTTAAATCGCGGATAACGCCAGGATTCCATCCGCCCATAAGTTCCATAGCAGCCATATGATTAGCAATCAAACCAGCCGATGAGCTTGCACCCTGTTGAGCAGGTGTTGTTAAGAAACCTTCATTAAAAGCATTCAGATCCTTAATACCTTGAACGTCTTCACCTGCTTTAAGCCAGCATGGATCATCAAAATTCTTCTCAGTTTGCGCAGTTTCAAATGCTTGAGCAGAGCATTCACGCAATGCGAACCAGTAATACCAGTGAGCTGCTGGCCATGCATCCTTACCACCGAGCGCGATAGGAGTAATACCAGCATTTTTAAGTTTTGCTACGACGTCCTTAAATTCATCCCAGGTTGTTGGAGTTTTCTCAATACCTGCTTGGGCGAACAAATCCTTGGAATACCATATACCGCCAGGAAGAGCAGAAATTGGCATGCCGTACATTTTTCCATCAATTGTTTGAGATGTGAGAGCTGCTTTCATCTGCGTTTTCACATCGCTATCGAGCTTATCGGTAAGGTCTTTAACCTGGCCTGCTTCAACCATGTCTTGCAGTTTTTGACCACCTCTGCTCAAGAAAACATCGGGAGCAGATTCAGGATCTTGCAATGCAGTTTGCAGCTTGCCATCTAAATCTTCATTTTGAATAGCTTCAACCTTAATGTTGACTTGTGGATTTTCTTTCATAAAATCAGCTGCAGCATCATTCCAGTACTTTTTACCGTCTCCGGTTGTGGAATTATGCCACACCACAACTTGTGTTTTTCCGTCTGCTGTTTTGCCTGAATTGCTTGAGCAGCCGGCAATACCAATCAAACTTGCTACAGCCACGCCTGCAGCTGCAATTTTCTTCAACTTCATTGTTTTCTCCTCGTATTATTTACCACCGTTGGCAAATTGTCGAAAATTTCGAAAAGTTTCGATATTCAAAACTATTATTTTTATAAAAACTTATAGACCGTAACACTATTTGCATTTTCGAAAATTCCTAAAATCTTTTCGACGATTTTATCCTAACAAAGGAAAAATTGTTAGTCAAAAAAGTTAATTAACCTCTCGCATCATGTGTTTAACCTTATTTTTCAACGATTTTCATGCTATGACCTCATATATACCAATAAAGGTTTTACATCGAAAGTTTCGAGTTTATGATATTCTTGAGCATAAGGAGGTGCATGATGGCCGCACACAATCCACAACGCCCTATGCAATTGCGAGATATTGCCAATGAAACAGGTTTTTCTTTAGCTACTGTGTCTAAAGTCTTAAATGGAAGAAGCGATGTAGCACAGGAAACGCGTGAGATTATTTCGCAAGCGTTAGAAAAGCACCATTATGTACGTCGCAATAACCCATCATCTCATAGTGAATATATTGAAGTGGTTTTGCAATCTTTCGATACTGTGTGGAGCCTGGAAGTTGTGCGCGGAATCCTCAAAGCCGCAAAAAATCTGGGATTAAGCGTTATTACAACTGAAAGTGGTGACCGTGCGCACCCTGATGCCAGCTGGATTGATGGCGTTATTCGCCGTAGTCCTTATGGCGTGATTTTAGTCTTCTCTAAGCTGACAGCCACGGAGCATAGTCGCTTAGACGAGCATCATATCCCCTACGTTATTCTCGATCCTGCAGGCAACCCAAATTCTCAAGATTCATCTGTGCAAGCAGACGATTGGAATGGTGCATTAGCAGCCACACGTCATCTCATAGCTTTAGGTCATACCGATATAGGAATTATTACAGGTCCTCGTTCTATGCTGTGTGCCAGAGCACGATTAGATGGCTTTAAAGCTGCGCTAGAAGAGGCAGGCTTAACATATAATCCTCGTTTTACCAGAGAGGGAAATTTCACTGCAGCCGGTGCATTAGATGTTGCTTTAGATTTACTGAGCAATCCAGATGAGCGTCCAACTGCCCTCTTTGGTTCAAGCGATTTACAATGTATGGGCATTTATGAAGCAGCACGAAAGCTCAATTTGTCTATTCCTCAAGATCTATCTGTTGTGGGTTTTGATGACATTCAAACTGCTCGTTTCCTCAGCCCTCAGTTGACAACAATATGTCAGCCTATTGAGGATATGGCTCATGCTGCACTACGTATGATTGTTCATAATCAGAAAAATCCACAGAATTTCTCGGCTCAACGGGCAATTTTACCTACCCATTTAATTGTGCGAGATTCTACTGCACAGCATGGCAAAAAGAACGCGTGAGAAAGCACAAACACGACGACGCGCAGGGTCACCCTATGCTTGTTGTGCAATTAAGCTTGTTGTGCAATGTAGTGGCAAATAACGTCAGTTAAGGCAGTGCTCCAAAAATTACCTTCGTGTTCACCTCCAGCAACACGAATAAGTCGGCAATCATGACCTTGAGAACGAAGCTTCGAATACAGCTGAACACTTTCGTCATAGTCCACAACATCATCTGCATCACCATGCAAAAGCAAGATTGGCGGATACTTCTGTTCAGACGTAGCAATACGGTATGGACTCATATCCCATGCACGTTGCTGTTGATCCTCAGAAAAATCATCCCACTGTATGGCAGTATCACCCGTGTTATGCACACCTACAGCAGCAGCTTCGCAAGCACGTAAACCTTCATGCGTTCTCTCACGCTCGCCATTAAGCACGCCGTATATATCTGAAGGCGCAAAACAGGCAACACAGTAATCAACTGCATCACTGAACTCCATATTGCTACCGTCAGCATATCGAGGGTCATCGCCCGTCATGGCTAAAAGCAGTGCAGTATTACCACCTGATGATGTGCCCCACACTCCCACTCGTTGTGGATCAATATAAAACTGCTGAGCGTGCGCTCGCAAAAAACGAATTGCTGCTTTTACATCGCATAAATACCCAGGGAAAGGCTGATCGCCCAATAAGCTATCACGATGATTCACTGAAGCCACAACATAACCTTGCTCTACTAAATGCTCTAACCGCCCCACAGCATACATTCGGTTAGGAGTGGTCCATCCACTGCCTTGCACAAAGACCACTAGAGGAGCTTTTCTATCAGGACTATTCAAACGCTCCAAACGCATAGGTGCTATGACATCCATAACAGCGCTTGAATCCCCTAGGCGATACTGCACATTCGGAGTAATAGAAAACTCATGTGCAAAGGTATCATTTGCTCGAATAGTTTCAATATATGCGTCAGCTTCAGTATTCATGTTCAGCTCCTTTGCCTACTTCCTCTTCCATAGTTGCGTGCTCCATGTTCTGCACAGTTCTGTATACAGCGCAATCTGACAACGTTCGTATTCTTTTCCACCTCATATGAACGCTGTGGCCAGTCATATAAGCAAGTGAATCTAACTATCTCATCGTTGAGAAGATAACGTACCCACTCACACTATGCCTTGCCTTACTTGTGTATCGTAGCACGGCTCACAAGTTTAGCTAAGATCTGTATTAAGAATATCACTCTTTCGAGGGACATCTGCTCTACCATGCCCGCATTAGATTAAAATATTATGAGAAAGAGAAAAAACACGACGCAACACGTCATTATTGCAGAAAATAAGAAACTAGCTCATTCTTTGCTCACTCACCTCATCAATCAGCAGAAAAATATTAACGTTATGGCGCACGCTTCCAATAATTCCGAGCTGGTTGCCGAAGTGCGCACATATCATCCTGATACGGTTCTTATTGATATGCGCATTCCTTTTATTGGCAGCACGGATGCTCCGCGATTAGTTAAATTAATCGATAATGATATCAATGTGATTATTCTCACCTCCGCTTATCCGCCTGACTATGAAACGTGGACGCACACCAGCACAACAACTCAATGGTTGGATCAAGATTTTGATTTTCCTTTAGCTCAGCAAACAGTCAGAGCTGTGCTGTGTGCTAACAGCGCGGCAGATACTGTAGATAGTAGCGACAACTATGTTGGTGACGACTATGTTACTGATACGTTGACAAGCACTGACTACGCTGAATACACCTCATCATCAGATGCATCGGACAGCAATCCTCCTCTCACTCCTCGCGAACGCGAAGTTGCTATACATATTGCGTATGGCATGACGAATAACGAGATTGCGGAATGCTTGCATATTTCTACCGAAACTGTCAAAACTCATGTACGCCATATTTTAGCGAAAATCAATGGTATGAATCGTCAGCACATTGTGTCTTTTGTGTATGAAAAACACTGGATGAGCTGAGAAGGCTATGTTTTATATGCCGCCTGAGTTATTGTTTTGCTGCTCATCTATGTACCGCACATTTGCTGTACCGCACATTTCTGCAAGGCTCTTAGCAATTGCCGTTTGTTTCTTGTGCTGTTACGCGAGAGTTCATGCTAAAGTGCAGATATGAATGCCCAGCGTCTTAATTCTAAGCGTCTTAGCCATACCGAACATGAGGTGTTACGCACCATTATTATGCATGAGGGTATTTCGCGCGCTCAGCTGGCTCATCAGTTAGACCTCAGTATGCCAACGATTGCTTCAGCGTTAAAGCGTTTACATGAATTGCGTTATGTAACTCAATTACGTGGTGCTTTAGATTCTACTGGGGGTCGGCGTTCAGATGCTTATGCTTTTGCTTATTCGCGCTGTATTTGTGTGGGTGTGCTGGTGCGTAAGGGTACGGCTCATTTGGTGTCTACCAATTTGCGTGGTGATGTAGGCGCCCATCACTCAGTGAGCTTGGATAGTTTTGGAGCCTCAGATTTTTACGATGGTTTAGCTTTAGCAATTGAATCGTTTATTGATAGCAGTCAGATTGATACTCGTCACCTGCGTGGTATTGGTGTTACTGTTGCTTCTCATGCTGCTTTAGATGAACAAAGTGAGTCGAGATTGCGTATGACTATTGAGTCAAGGTTGAGTTATCCGGTGCGTATTATGCGTGAGCCTTTCGCTTTAGCCGCTGCTGAAACCTTGTTTAACCCCACCATTACAGATGCGCTTTGCCTGTATTTGAATGCGACAATGAGTAGCGCTTTTATTCGTAATGGCCGTTATATGCGTACTCCTGTTTTTGCTGAGCATACTCGCTTGTATCCTACTGATACCTCTTCTGCAACGCTTACTGCATCTGCTTCTTCTCGCAATTCTTCACAATGGTGTGAGTGTGGTCATTATGGTTGCGCTCAACTCTATTGCAGTTCGCAGTCCCTGTTAACAGCGTCAGGAATTCACGATACTCATGTACGTGAGTTTATTGATCATATGCGCGATGGAGACTACACTCATGCGAAA from Alloscardovia omnicolens carries:
- a CDS encoding extracellular solute-binding protein — its product is MKLKKIAAAGVAVASLIGIAGCSSNSGKTADGKTQVVVWHNSTTGDGKKYWNDAAADFMKENPQVNIKVEAIQNEDLDGKLQTALQDPESAPDVFLSRGGQKLQDMVEAGQVKDLTDKLDSDVKTQMKAALTSQTIDGKMYGMPISALPGGIWYSKDLFAQAGIEKTPTTWDEFKDVVAKLKNAGITPIALGGKDAWPAAHWYYWFALRECSAQAFETAQTEKNFDDPCWLKAGEDVQGIKDLNAFNEGFLTTPAQQGASSSAGLIANHMAAMELMGGWNPGVIRDLTPDKKDLADLGFFAFPQMDGQKGDPNAIMGGADAMSVSESAPDEAVDFLNFIAQKEYQEKYAQAFSTIPAAENAQDVVENPALLEVLPVYKEASSVSLWLDTVLGQNVGNSLNEGVVNLLAGKGTASDIIKSVKDSAKKG
- a CDS encoding LacI family DNA-binding transcriptional regulator, with amino-acid sequence MAAHNPQRPMQLRDIANETGFSLATVSKVLNGRSDVAQETREIISQALEKHHYVRRNNPSSHSEYIEVVLQSFDTVWSLEVVRGILKAAKNLGLSVITTESGDRAHPDASWIDGVIRRSPYGVILVFSKLTATEHSRLDEHHIPYVILDPAGNPNSQDSSVQADDWNGALAATRHLIALGHTDIGIITGPRSMLCARARLDGFKAALEEAGLTYNPRFTREGNFTAAGALDVALDLLSNPDERPTALFGSSDLQCMGIYEAARKLNLSIPQDLSVVGFDDIQTARFLSPQLTTICQPIEDMAHAALRMIVHNQKNPQNFSAQRAILPTHLIVRDSTAQHGKKNA
- a CDS encoding alpha/beta hydrolase, producing MNTEADAYIETIRANDTFAHEFSITPNVQYRLGDSSAVMDVIAPMRLERLNSPDRKAPLVVFVQGSGWTTPNRMYAVGRLEHLVEQGYVVASVNHRDSLLGDQPFPGYLCDVKAAIRFLRAHAQQFYIDPQRVGVWGTSSGGNTALLLAMTGDDPRYADGSNMEFSDAVDYCVACFAPSDIYGVLNGERERTHEGLRACEAAAVGVHNTGDTAIQWDDFSEDQQQRAWDMSPYRIATSEQKYPPILLLHGDADDVVDYDESVQLYSKLRSQGHDCRLIRVAGGEHEGNFWSTALTDVICHYIAQQA
- a CDS encoding response regulator transcription factor, with product MRKRKNTTQHVIIAENKKLAHSLLTHLINQQKNINVMAHASNNSELVAEVRTYHPDTVLIDMRIPFIGSTDAPRLVKLIDNDINVIILTSAYPPDYETWTHTSTTTQWLDQDFDFPLAQQTVRAVLCANSAADTVDSSDNYVGDDYVTDTLTSTDYAEYTSSSDASDSNPPLTPREREVAIHIAYGMTNNEIAECLHISTETVKTHVRHILAKINGMNRQHIVSFVYEKHWMS
- a CDS encoding ROK family transcriptional regulator; this encodes MNAQRLNSKRLSHTEHEVLRTIIMHEGISRAQLAHQLDLSMPTIASALKRLHELRYVTQLRGALDSTGGRRSDAYAFAYSRCICVGVLVRKGTAHLVSTNLRGDVGAHHSVSLDSFGASDFYDGLALAIESFIDSSQIDTRHLRGIGVTVASHAALDEQSESRLRMTIESRLSYPVRIMREPFALAAAETLFNPTITDALCLYLNATMSSAFIRNGRYMRTPVFAEHTRLYPTDTSSATLTASASSRNSSQWCECGHYGCAQLYCSSQSLLTASGIHDTHVREFIDHMRDGDYTHAKVFSTYMDSLALLIHNIQMIVNVPVILGGDVARYLDSSDLSDIRSRVRSLAPRILTPAPDKRTSGHDNTVFKSHCTPDQAIIGAAYVLAQDYLDSLLSA